A stretch of Candidatus Symbiobacter mobilis CR DNA encodes these proteins:
- the nusB gene encoding transcription antitermination factor NusB, with protein MRHPPPSDPSKPPPGTPHTPLTEARKAVGKSDRSRARGFALQALYQVLVGNNPVAEVDPFTRELVGFSKCDTDHFQALLHGCAAESEDLDALIAPMLDRKLTELSPIERAAMWIGAYELLHHPDIPARVVLNEAIELAKEFGGTDGHRYVNGVLHALARRLRPTEVATDGPRRFR; from the coding sequence ATGAGACACCCCCCTCCCTCCGATCCATCCAAGCCTCCCCCCGGTACGCCCCATACGCCTCTCACCGAGGCGCGCAAGGCTGTCGGCAAGTCGGATCGATCCCGCGCACGCGGGTTTGCCCTGCAAGCGCTGTACCAGGTGCTCGTCGGCAACAATCCCGTGGCCGAAGTCGATCCATTCACCCGGGAGTTGGTAGGTTTTTCCAAGTGCGACACCGACCATTTCCAGGCCTTGCTGCATGGATGCGCAGCCGAATCCGAGGATTTGGACGCGCTCATCGCGCCAATGCTGGATCGAAAGCTGACCGAACTGTCCCCCATCGAACGCGCCGCCATGTGGATCGGAGCCTACGAATTGCTGCACCACCCGGACATTCCGGCACGGGTGGTGCTCAACGAGGCCATCGAGCTGGCCAAGGAATTTGGCGGCACCGATGGCCACAGATACGTGAACGGCGTACTCCACGCGCTGGCGCGCAGACTGCGTCCCACGGAGGTTGCCACCGATGGCCCCCGGCGCTTCCGCTGA
- the ybgC gene encoding tol-pal system-associated acyl-CoA thioesterase produces the protein MAPGASADPPASPAFAWPVRVYWEDTDAGGVVYYANYLRFFERARSEWLRSLGVDQQALLQETGCMFVVSEVHARYLHSARLGDELFVTATLHERGRARLTLHQQVLCPARTASALCEATIRLGWVDRDGRPTRIPTPLLHSLP, from the coding sequence ATGGCCCCCGGCGCTTCCGCTGACCCTCCCGCTTCCCCAGCTTTTGCCTGGCCGGTGCGGGTCTATTGGGAAGACACCGATGCCGGTGGCGTGGTGTACTACGCCAATTACCTGCGGTTTTTCGAGCGTGCGCGCAGCGAATGGCTGCGCAGCCTGGGGGTGGATCAGCAAGCGTTGCTGCAAGAAACGGGATGCATGTTCGTCGTCAGCGAGGTCCACGCCCGCTACCTGCACAGCGCCCGCCTGGGTGACGAGCTGTTCGTCACGGCAACGTTGCACGAACGCGGCCGCGCCCGGCTGACGCTGCACCAGCAGGTACTGTGCCCTGCCCGCACGGCATCTGCCCTGTGCGAAGCCACCATCCGCCTAGGCTGGGTCGACCGCGACGGTCGGCCCACACGCATTCCCACCCCTCTTCTGCACTCCCTGCCATGA
- the tolQ gene encoding protein TolQ — translation MNQDLSILTLVQQASLVVQLVMLLLLVLSITSWAAIFRKLFSLGKIRALNDRFERDFWSGSSLNDLYAAAMKNARAAGPMERIFASGMREYQKLRERRITDPGTMMDGARRAMRASYQREMDAIEHYLSFLASVGSVSPYVGLFGTVWGIMHAFTGLAALTQVTLATVAPGIAEALVATAIGLFAAIPAVVAHNRFARDIDRIAIRLETFMEEFSNILQRNVGAQSPGGH, via the coding sequence ATGAACCAGGATCTTTCCATCCTCACACTGGTGCAACAGGCCAGTCTGGTCGTCCAATTGGTGATGCTGCTGTTGCTGGTGTTGTCCATCACGAGCTGGGCGGCCATCTTCCGCAAGCTCTTTTCGCTGGGCAAGATCCGTGCGCTCAATGACCGCTTCGAGCGCGATTTTTGGTCCGGCAGCAGCCTCAACGACCTCTACGCCGCCGCCATGAAAAACGCCCGCGCAGCAGGGCCGATGGAGCGCATCTTCGCCAGCGGGATGCGGGAATACCAAAAACTGCGCGAGCGACGCATCACCGACCCCGGCACCATGATGGACGGTGCCCGCCGTGCCATGCGTGCCAGCTACCAGCGGGAGATGGACGCCATCGAGCACTACCTTTCTTTCCTCGCCTCGGTCGGTTCCGTCTCCCCCTACGTCGGTCTGTTCGGAACGGTGTGGGGGATCATGCATGCCTTCACGGGCCTCGCAGCCCTGACCCAAGTGACCCTCGCCACCGTGGCCCCCGGCATCGCCGAAGCCCTCGTCGCTACCGCCATCGGGCTGTTTGCCGCCATCCCCGCCGTCGTAGCGCACAACCGCTTCGCCCGCGACATCGACCGCATCGCAATCCGGCTCGAAACCTTCATGGAAGAGTTCTCGAATATCTTGCAACGGAATGTAGGCGCCCAATCCCCCGGTGGGCACTGA
- a CDS encoding biopolymer transporter ExbD: MTTVVRRGKGRRSIHEINMVPFIDVMLVLLIIFMVTAPLIAPTTIDLPRAGQGKKLPDRVVQILIARDESLRIKTDERSHATTFDELARDVTTAQAGDRDAAVVLFADKDVRYDVVVRAMDRLHRNGIRRVGLALQPAAAGKPHAAH, from the coding sequence ATGACCACCGTCGTTCGGCGCGGCAAAGGACGCCGCTCCATCCATGAAATCAACATGGTTCCCTTCATCGACGTGATGTTGGTGCTGTTGATCATTTTCATGGTCACTGCCCCGCTCATCGCGCCAACGACGATCGACCTGCCCCGCGCTGGGCAGGGCAAGAAGTTGCCGGATCGGGTGGTGCAAATCCTCATTGCCCGCGACGAAAGCTTGCGCATCAAGACCGACGAGCGTTCTCATGCCACGACGTTCGACGAACTGGCCCGGGATGTGACGACAGCGCAGGCCGGGGATCGCGATGCGGCCGTCGTGCTGTTCGCGGACAAGGATGTGCGCTACGACGTCGTGGTGCGCGCTATGGATCGATTGCACCGCAACGGCATTCGGCGTGTGGGCCTGGCGCTGCAACCCGCCGCAGCCGGGAAACCCCATGCCGCCCATTAG
- a CDS encoding energy transducer TonB — protein sequence MPPISAAATGVVVHPESDRPEFLPPHTPGSLRAFGLALLVHGLLLFALTWGVQWQKDRPDTPIEAEIWAALPQESAPPAPVEPPAPPPAELAPPDPPPQEEPEIATTPPAPPRPIERPLERPKPLVPPPPTPPKPIPPKTPAPPPKKPPPPTPRAAQPVLDDALVAAQRTAHMQRLAQLAGVDATSQGTGTAAHSAAPSAGYAGRIRARIRPNIVFTEDVAGNPTAEVEVRAAPDGRILGRRLVQPSGVASWDDAVLKAIDKTDSLPRDTDGRVPTPLVIVFSLRD from the coding sequence ATGCCGCCCATTAGCGCTGCGGCCACCGGGGTTGTCGTCCATCCCGAATCGGATCGGCCCGAATTCCTGCCCCCCCACACACCGGGATCGCTGCGTGCCTTCGGGCTGGCGCTGTTGGTTCACGGCCTGCTGCTGTTCGCACTGACGTGGGGGGTGCAGTGGCAAAAGGATCGGCCCGACACACCCATTGAAGCCGAGATCTGGGCAGCCCTGCCCCAGGAATCCGCCCCGCCAGCACCGGTGGAACCGCCCGCCCCACCCCCAGCAGAACTTGCCCCACCCGACCCTCCCCCGCAAGAAGAACCCGAGATCGCCACCACCCCGCCTGCTCCCCCCCGCCCCATTGAGCGTCCTCTGGAGCGCCCCAAGCCCCTGGTTCCTCCTCCACCAACGCCACCCAAGCCCATTCCCCCCAAAACCCCTGCGCCACCACCCAAAAAGCCACCCCCTCCCACCCCACGCGCAGCCCAGCCCGTGCTGGACGATGCCCTGGTGGCCGCGCAACGCACAGCACACATGCAGCGCCTGGCGCAGCTTGCAGGAGTAGATGCGACATCGCAGGGGACAGGAACCGCCGCGCACAGCGCAGCACCGTCTGCGGGGTATGCAGGGCGCATCCGCGCACGCATCCGGCCCAATATCGTTTTCACCGAAGACGTTGCCGGGAACCCCACCGCAGAAGTCGAAGTGCGCGCTGCACCGGATGGAAGAATCCTCGGACGCAGGCTCGTGCAGCCCAGCGGCGTGGCCTCCTGGGACGACGCCGTCCTCAAGGCCATTGACAAAACCGACTCCCTTCCCAGAGACACGGATGGCCGGGTTCCCACCCCGCTGGTCATCGTCTTCAGCCTGCGGGACTGA
- the map gene encoding type I methionyl aminopeptidase, with protein sequence MSIVPKDSEGIAGMRAAGRCAAALLDYLAPFVQPGVTTNEIDRLAEQYTTQVLGATSAPLHYAPSGHRPYPKSICTSVNHQVCHGIPNDNPLKNGDIVNVDVTVIKNGWHGDTSRMFLVGDASFAAQRLCRVCFEAMWHGILQVRPGAYLGDIGHTIQTFAQQHSYSVVREYCGHGIGRSFHEEPQVLHFGQPGTLAVLEPGMTFTIEPMLNIGRKEVRELGDGWTVITKDRSLSAQWEHTVLVTATGVEVLTLSPGCPTAPPFVPEFVPASLATPP encoded by the coding sequence ATGTCTATCGTCCCCAAAGACTCTGAAGGAATTGCCGGGATGCGTGCCGCAGGCCGTTGCGCGGCTGCGCTGCTCGATTACCTGGCCCCCTTCGTCCAGCCTGGCGTCACCACCAACGAGATCGATCGGCTTGCCGAGCAATACACCACCCAGGTGCTCGGCGCCACCTCCGCACCGCTGCACTACGCGCCCAGCGGGCATCGTCCGTACCCCAAATCGATCTGCACTTCGGTCAATCACCAGGTTTGCCACGGCATCCCCAACGACAACCCCCTCAAAAACGGTGACATCGTCAATGTCGACGTCACGGTGATCAAAAACGGCTGGCATGGCGACACGAGCCGGATGTTCCTCGTCGGCGACGCCTCGTTTGCTGCGCAGCGCCTTTGCCGCGTCTGCTTCGAGGCGATGTGGCACGGCATCCTGCAGGTACGCCCCGGCGCGTACCTCGGGGACATCGGCCACACCATCCAGACCTTCGCCCAACAACACAGCTACAGCGTGGTGCGCGAATACTGCGGGCATGGCATCGGGCGCAGCTTCCATGAGGAACCGCAGGTGCTCCACTTCGGCCAGCCGGGCACGCTCGCTGTCCTCGAACCCGGAATGACCTTCACCATCGAGCCTATGCTCAACATCGGGCGCAAGGAAGTGCGGGAGCTGGGCGACGGTTGGACGGTCATTACCAAAGATCGTTCGCTGTCCGCCCAGTGGGAACACACCGTGCTGGTCACGGCAACGGGGGTCGAGGTGCTGACGCTCTCCCCAGGCTGCCCCACGGCGCCTCCATTCGTTCCCGAATTCGTTCCCGCTTCCCTCGCCACACCGCCTTGA
- a CDS encoding [protein-PII] uridylyltransferase, translated as MSPTTPLLRQQYRARQAAVLASCSPNLATPCIRSTLRKLSNLADEFLLTLWRQAGLGKPCALLAVGGFGRRELFPHSDIDVLVLLPDSPTTSLDAARSAQIETFIRSCWDTGLEIGSSVRTVGECLEEATKDLTVQTALLESRCITGSRTLVADFRTRFRSIVDPQAFFIAKTLEMQQRHGKYEDTPYALEPHCKESPGGLRDLHVILWVAKAAGFAEDWGSLARAGLATPFEIRQIRRNEALLQRIRTLLHVATRRREDRLLFDLQNSVAQSFGYLAPEGDPRAAARPGERLMRQYYLAAKAVTQLREIVLLNIEERLRSRSPAAPRRIDEHFFDNAGMLDIASDDFYRRDPHAILQTFFVFQSEVGIQGLSARTLRALYHVQDLIDHRFRNDPVNQATFLRILQHPSGLTHTLRLMNDTSVLGRFLPPFLRIVGQMQHDLFHVYTVDQHTMMVLRNVRRFFLPEHVHEYPFCSQLAADWDKPWLLYVAALFHDIAKGRGGDHSVLGAKEVRRFCKRYAIAAEDAQLIEFLVREHLTMSRIAQKCDHTDPSVIAQFARYVRTERQLTALYLFTVADIRGTSPKVWNSWKSKLLADLYHSTSQMLGGHVPDIHADIRERQHDAIVELALHAQPYLSHKPLWDTLDAGYFMRHDAVEIAWHARKLSRYVESPTPIVRARPSPVVDGLQVLVYTRDQADLFARICGYFERSGLSILDARIHTTLKGYALDTFQVVSPDPTERYRELVNMVESELAHTIAIAGPLPEPGKGRVSRRVRSFPLPPRVRLRPDETGQRWVLNLSASDRVGLLYAVARVLARHGIDLQLAKVITLGERVEDTFLIRGSALQNQNTQLAIETELLAALG; from the coding sequence GTGTCCCCCACCACACCACTCCTGCGCCAGCAGTACCGTGCGCGCCAAGCCGCCGTGCTTGCAAGCTGTTCCCCCAACTTGGCAACACCGTGTATCCGTAGCACCCTGCGCAAGCTCAGCAACCTGGCCGATGAGTTTCTGCTGACCTTGTGGCGCCAAGCGGGACTGGGCAAGCCCTGCGCATTGCTGGCCGTCGGCGGGTTTGGACGGCGGGAGCTGTTCCCCCATTCCGATATCGACGTGCTGGTGCTGTTGCCCGACAGCCCCACAACCAGCCTGGATGCAGCGCGTTCTGCGCAAATCGAGACCTTCATCCGCAGTTGCTGGGACACCGGCCTGGAAATCGGCTCGAGCGTGCGCACCGTTGGCGAATGCCTCGAAGAAGCCACCAAGGACCTCACCGTCCAGACGGCGTTGCTCGAATCGCGTTGCATCACCGGCAGCCGCACCCTGGTTGCAGACTTTCGCACGCGCTTTCGCTCCATCGTCGACCCCCAGGCTTTCTTCATCGCCAAGACGCTGGAAATGCAGCAGCGCCACGGCAAGTACGAAGACACACCCTACGCGCTGGAACCCCACTGCAAGGAATCCCCTGGCGGGCTGCGCGATCTGCACGTGATCCTGTGGGTCGCCAAGGCGGCAGGGTTTGCCGAAGACTGGGGCAGCCTGGCGCGTGCGGGGCTGGCCACGCCCTTCGAGATTCGACAGATCCGGCGCAACGAAGCGCTGCTGCAACGCATTCGCACCTTGCTGCACGTGGCCACGCGCCGCCGTGAAGACCGACTCCTCTTCGACCTGCAAAACAGCGTGGCCCAGTCCTTCGGGTACCTAGCCCCCGAGGGAGACCCACGCGCTGCGGCACGCCCTGGCGAACGGCTGATGCGCCAGTACTACCTGGCCGCCAAGGCGGTGACGCAACTGCGCGAAATCGTCCTGCTCAACATCGAAGAGCGGCTGCGTTCGCGTTCCCCGGCAGCACCACGTCGCATCGACGAACATTTCTTCGACAACGCCGGAATGCTCGACATCGCCAGCGACGACTTCTACCGCCGCGACCCCCATGCGATCTTGCAGACCTTTTTCGTCTTCCAAAGCGAGGTGGGGATCCAGGGCCTGTCTGCCCGCACGCTGCGGGCGCTATACCACGTACAGGACCTCATCGACCACCGCTTCCGCAACGACCCCGTCAACCAAGCTACCTTCTTGCGCATCTTGCAGCACCCCAGCGGGCTGACGCACACCTTGCGGCTGATGAACGATACCTCCGTGCTCGGGCGCTTCCTGCCCCCGTTTTTGCGGATCGTCGGCCAGATGCAGCACGACCTGTTCCACGTCTACACGGTCGATCAACACACCATGATGGTGCTGCGCAATGTGCGGCGCTTCTTTTTGCCCGAGCATGTGCATGAGTACCCTTTTTGCTCGCAGCTTGCCGCAGATTGGGACAAACCCTGGCTGCTGTATGTGGCTGCCCTGTTCCACGACATCGCCAAAGGCCGTGGCGGGGATCACAGCGTGCTGGGGGCGAAGGAGGTGCGCCGGTTTTGCAAGCGCTACGCCATCGCAGCCGAAGACGCGCAGTTGATCGAGTTTCTCGTCCGCGAACACCTGACGATGAGCCGCATCGCGCAGAAGTGCGACCACACCGATCCATCCGTGATCGCACAATTTGCCCGCTACGTCCGTACCGAACGCCAATTGACCGCGCTCTACCTTTTCACGGTAGCGGATATCCGTGGCACCAGTCCCAAGGTATGGAACTCCTGGAAAAGCAAGCTGCTCGCAGACCTGTACCACTCGACCTCGCAAATGCTGGGCGGGCACGTGCCAGATATCCACGCCGACATCCGCGAACGCCAGCACGATGCCATCGTCGAGCTGGCGCTGCACGCGCAGCCCTACCTCTCGCACAAACCGCTGTGGGATACGCTGGATGCGGGGTACTTCATGCGGCATGACGCTGTCGAAATTGCCTGGCACGCACGCAAGCTCTCCCGCTACGTCGAGTCACCCACGCCCATCGTGCGGGCGCGCCCTTCCCCAGTGGTCGATGGCTTACAAGTGCTCGTCTACACCCGGGATCAGGCAGACCTTTTTGCGCGGATTTGCGGATACTTCGAGCGCAGTGGGCTGAGCATCCTTGATGCACGCATCCACACCACCCTCAAGGGATATGCCCTCGATACCTTTCAGGTCGTCTCGCCGGATCCGACGGAGCGCTACCGTGAACTGGTCAACATGGTCGAAAGCGAGTTGGCACACACCATTGCGATTGCCGGGCCGCTACCCGAACCAGGCAAGGGCCGGGTATCCCGCCGGGTTCGAAGCTTTCCGCTCCCCCCCCGCGTGCGACTGCGTCCCGATGAGACTGGGCAACGCTGGGTGCTGAACCTATCCGCCAGCGACCGGGTGGGGCTGCTCTATGCCGTCGCAAGGGTGCTAGCCCGGCACGGCATCGATTTGCAACTGGCCAAAGTCATCACCCTGGGCGAGCGTGTCGAAGACACATTCCTGATACGAGGATCGGCCCTGCAAAACCAAAACACCCAGCTCGCTATCGAAACCGAGCTGCTGGCAGCGTTGGGTTGA
- the fliS gene encoding flagellar export chaperone FliS has translation MFTAYHPRAASAYQQVHVATSVKANDKHQIVTLLYDGLIETLGIARSALARGDIPTKCAALTKALRLMQEGLMTGLDLEEGGDLANNLYRLYDYCSYRLMLANARNDDAIILEVQQLIEPLAMAWKEVKPVPQGEPPKRAQAAYAAA, from the coding sequence ATGTTTACCGCCTACCATCCTCGCGCAGCTTCCGCCTACCAACAGGTGCATGTGGCCACCAGCGTCAAGGCGAATGACAAACACCAGATCGTCACCCTGCTGTACGACGGTCTGATCGAAACCCTGGGCATTGCCCGCAGCGCCTTGGCGCGGGGCGACATCCCAACCAAATGCGCTGCGCTGACCAAGGCACTGCGCCTGATGCAGGAGGGACTGATGACTGGTCTCGACCTGGAAGAAGGTGGGGACTTGGCCAACAACCTCTATCGGCTGTATGACTATTGTTCGTATCGCCTGATGCTGGCCAATGCACGCAACGACGACGCCATCATCCTCGAAGTCCAGCAGCTCATTGAGCCTCTGGCGATGGCGTGGAAGGAAGTCAAACCCGTTCCCCAGGGGGAACCCCCCAAAAGGGCGCAGGCTGCATACGCCGCAGCGTAA
- the fliS gene encoding flagellar export chaperone FliS — MFTPFHSRSANAYKVVGIETGIPQADPHTLVNMLFEGLLQQIGAARSALARGDIKAKCKHIVSAVRLLEEGLKGGLNHSAGGTLAQTLQDIYDFCEMRLTQANVRNDDRMLDEVRQVIEPIADAWKRIGGAVPVPERVM; from the coding sequence ATGTTTACACCATTCCATTCCAGGTCGGCAAATGCGTACAAAGTGGTCGGTATCGAAACGGGGATTCCCCAAGCCGACCCGCATACTTTGGTCAATATGTTGTTTGAAGGGTTATTGCAGCAAATCGGCGCAGCGCGTTCCGCGCTGGCCCGTGGCGATATCAAGGCCAAATGCAAGCACATCGTCTCTGCGGTGCGTTTGCTGGAAGAAGGGCTGAAGGGTGGCCTCAATCATTCGGCGGGTGGAACGCTGGCGCAGACCCTGCAAGACATTTACGATTTCTGCGAAATGCGGTTGACCCAGGCCAACGTGCGCAATGACGACCGTATGCTTGACGAAGTGCGCCAGGTGATCGAGCCTATTGCCGATGCCTGGAAGAGGATTGGCGGTGCCGTTCCGGTTCCGGAACGGGTGATGTGA
- the fliD gene encoding flagellar filament capping protein FliD produces MAAISSAGIGSGLDVKSIVSQLVAIEKQPIVKLQAKQASIETKISTFSQIKSLFSNLSSAVGTLSSLTTWNAVTASSSDEESVSASAIGGTAANDFTVQVTGLAKAQSYASASLPTPAGTPLGAGTLKIAPTEGTAIDIEVLATDSVSDIASKINGSGAKVSATVLNDASGERLLLRSKDTGVKNGFTLSVEDTDGVHDDEAGLSRLVHGSSTQAAVDATALINGSITVSSSTNTFSNVISGVTLTAKKVMTTEAEVKVGADKAKITSAVDGFVKAYNEINKTMQDLTKYDAETKQAGLLQGDTTAVSLQRALQGVLQSKTTGSVFSRLADVGITAQLGGDLSVDSATLSTALDQRDEVKKLFTIDNKNAQTNGFALKFKDFTSGLLSTNGFFGSKDASLKRTLEANTKDQTKFNEKVARIEAQLNKRYSALDVQMSNLNALNTYVGQQITQWNKSTS; encoded by the coding sequence ATGGCAGCGATATCTTCGGCGGGAATCGGTAGCGGTCTGGACGTGAAGTCGATCGTCTCGCAGCTCGTGGCGATCGAAAAGCAGCCCATCGTCAAGCTCCAGGCCAAACAAGCGTCGATCGAAACCAAAATCTCCACGTTTTCACAGATCAAGTCCCTGTTCTCGAACCTGTCGAGCGCAGTGGGAACGTTAAGCAGCCTGACGACATGGAATGCCGTCACGGCTTCGTCGTCGGATGAAGAATCTGTCAGCGCTTCGGCCATTGGGGGGACGGCAGCCAACGATTTCACGGTACAGGTGACCGGATTGGCCAAGGCCCAAAGCTACGCATCGGCTTCGCTACCCACCCCGGCGGGAACGCCCTTGGGGGCAGGCACATTGAAGATTGCGCCGACGGAAGGCACTGCCATCGATATCGAGGTGCTGGCTACCGATTCGGTCTCGGACATTGCCAGCAAGATCAACGGTTCCGGTGCGAAGGTCAGTGCCACCGTGCTCAATGACGCCTCCGGCGAGCGGCTGCTGCTGCGTTCCAAGGATACGGGGGTCAAAAACGGCTTCACGTTGAGCGTCGAAGACACCGATGGGGTGCATGATGACGAGGCGGGCCTGTCCCGGCTGGTGCATGGGTCGAGTACCCAGGCTGCGGTAGACGCGACGGCGCTCATCAACGGCAGCATCACTGTTTCTTCGTCAACCAATACTTTCAGCAACGTTATTTCCGGCGTGACGCTGACGGCCAAGAAAGTCATGACCACCGAGGCCGAGGTCAAGGTGGGCGCGGACAAGGCCAAGATCACGAGTGCGGTAGACGGTTTCGTCAAGGCCTATAACGAGATCAACAAAACGATGCAGGATCTCACCAAATACGATGCCGAAACCAAACAGGCCGGGTTGTTGCAGGGGGATACGACGGCTGTCAGCCTGCAACGTGCCTTGCAGGGAGTCTTGCAGTCCAAGACGACAGGCTCGGTGTTCTCGCGATTGGCCGATGTCGGCATCACCGCGCAATTGGGGGGAGATTTGTCCGTGGACAGCGCAACGCTTTCCACGGCGCTCGACCAGCGCGACGAGGTCAAGAAGCTGTTCACCATCGACAACAAGAACGCGCAAACCAACGGCTTTGCCTTGAAATTCAAGGATTTCACGTCAGGGCTGTTGTCTACGAACGGCTTTTTTGGATCCAAGGATGCCTCGCTCAAGCGCACGCTCGAAGCCAATACCAAAGACCAAACCAAATTCAACGAGAAGGTGGCGCGTATCGAAGCGCAACTCAACAAGCGTTACAGCGCCCTCGACGTGCAAATGAGCAACCTCAATGCGCTCAATACCTACGTCGGCCAGCAGATCACGCAGTGGAACAAGAGCACGTCTTGA
- a CDS encoding flagellin, producing the protein MAATINTNVNSLTAQRNLSNSAASLSTSIQRLSSGMRINSAKDDAAGLAISERFTGQIRGLNQAVRNANDGVSLMQTAEGAMASSGNILQRIRELAVQSANATNSATDRQALNQEVTQLVGELDRIAVMTEFNGKKLLDGSFGTGQFQVGANANQTLVAATANLRTTTYGNQQTVATIAESQAAAAVTSPFEGNGTTAGTVAINGSVGSATVSFADGDSAKDIAAAINTQSPNTGVSATARTDVEISFSTSGAYTISLGANSTETQNVSFTLTSNTGSDGLASAITAINDRSSKTGVTASLNSDGTGIVLNNETGNNILVGKTGVANDGEVSVQKLAVDTDGTLQDVGAAQALTASDTTVEAVISSGYVVLDAQNSYSVKSDGGGIFQDATSTLNDVASLDISTFSKATNAMKTVDSAMAMINSERAKLGALQSRFETAMSNLSNTSENLSASRGRIQDADFAQETANLSRTQVLQQAGTAMVAQANQIPQGVLSLLR; encoded by the coding sequence ATGGCTGCCACCATCAACACCAATGTCAATTCCCTGACAGCGCAAAGAAATCTGAGCAACAGCGCTGCGTCGCTGAGCACGTCGATTCAGCGTTTGTCTTCGGGTATGCGCATCAATTCCGCCAAAGACGATGCGGCGGGTCTCGCAATTTCGGAACGCTTCACCGGGCAAATTCGCGGCTTAAACCAAGCCGTGCGCAATGCCAACGACGGCGTCTCTCTCATGCAAACTGCGGAAGGCGCGATGGCATCCTCCGGCAACATCCTCCAACGGATTCGCGAACTGGCGGTGCAGTCGGCCAACGCAACGAACAGCGCTACCGACCGGCAAGCCCTGAATCAGGAAGTGACGCAGCTCGTCGGTGAATTGGATCGGATCGCGGTCATGACGGAATTCAACGGCAAGAAATTGCTCGATGGGTCCTTCGGAACCGGGCAATTCCAGGTCGGCGCGAATGCCAACCAAACCCTTGTCGCTGCTACGGCTAACCTGCGTACCACCACCTACGGCAACCAACAAACGGTAGCCACGATTGCGGAATCACAAGCGGCAGCCGCTGTGACCTCGCCCTTCGAGGGCAATGGCACTACCGCCGGTACCGTAGCCATCAACGGTAGCGTGGGCTCGGCAACGGTCAGCTTTGCTGACGGTGACTCCGCCAAAGATATCGCTGCTGCAATCAATACGCAATCGCCCAACACCGGGGTATCCGCTACAGCCAGGACGGACGTGGAAATCTCTTTCTCCACCTCCGGGGCATACACGATCAGCCTGGGTGCGAACAGTACGGAAACGCAGAATGTTTCCTTTACGCTGACTTCCAATACCGGATCGGACGGATTGGCATCGGCCATCACCGCGATCAACGACCGTTCTTCCAAGACCGGGGTCACAGCCAGCTTGAATAGCGATGGGACAGGGATCGTGCTGAATAACGAGACGGGCAACAACATTCTGGTTGGCAAAACTGGCGTTGCCAACGATGGGGAAGTCAGTGTGCAAAAACTGGCTGTCGATACGGATGGAACCCTGCAAGATGTGGGGGCAGCACAGGCACTGACGGCCAGCGATACCACTGTGGAAGCGGTTATATCGAGCGGGTATGTCGTCCTGGATGCGCAGAACAGCTACTCGGTCAAGAGCGATGGTGGTGGCATCTTTCAGGACGCGACGTCCACCTTGAATGATGTGGCCAGCCTCGATATCTCGACCTTCAGCAAGGCGACCAATGCAATGAAGACGGTCGATTCTGCGATGGCGATGATCAACAGCGAACGCGCCAAGCTCGGTGCCTTGCAGTCCCGCTTCGAGACCGCGATGTCCAACCTGTCGAACACGTCGGAAAACCTCTCTGCATCCCGTGGGCGCATTCAGGACGCAGACTTCGCGCAAGAAACCGCGAACCTTTCCCGCACCCAAGTGCTGCAACAAGCAGGTACCGCGATGGTCGCGCAGGCCAACCAGATCCCCCAAGGGGTGCTGTCTCTGCTGCGGTAA